The following are encoded in a window of Geobacter metallireducens GS-15 genomic DNA:
- a CDS encoding RluA family pseudouridine synthase: MDTTYEFIAPGEGEAGRLDQFVARSVEGMTRSTVQRLIDEGRVTVDGKVEKPSLKLRGGERIVVAVPPPAPAVPEAEEIPLVILHEDSDLVVVNKSAGMVVHPGAGTPGGTLVNALLAHCTDLSGIGGEIRPGIVHRIDKDTTGVLVVAKNDRSHEGLARQFREHTIKRIYLALVFGSPKTDTGRIEGAIGRHPTDRLRMSGKAKHGKHAVTHWKVLARYPGMTLLRLRLETGRTHQIRVHLAESGHPLVGDEVYGGAGRANDLRDPVLKKLVRELGRQALHAKTLGFIHPASGSYVEFDTELPDDMARIITYLEQQGA, encoded by the coding sequence ATGGACACAACCTATGAATTCATAGCCCCCGGCGAGGGGGAGGCCGGCCGTCTTGACCAGTTCGTGGCCCGCTCCGTGGAGGGGATGACCCGCTCCACGGTGCAGCGCCTCATCGATGAGGGGCGGGTGACAGTGGACGGGAAGGTGGAGAAGCCGTCCCTGAAGCTGCGGGGAGGGGAGCGGATCGTGGTGGCGGTGCCGCCGCCGGCTCCGGCGGTTCCCGAGGCGGAGGAGATTCCGCTCGTGATCCTCCACGAGGACAGCGACCTGGTGGTGGTCAACAAGTCGGCGGGGATGGTGGTCCACCCCGGAGCCGGGACGCCGGGCGGAACCCTCGTGAATGCGCTCCTGGCCCACTGCACCGACCTGTCGGGGATTGGCGGCGAGATCCGCCCCGGCATCGTCCACCGCATCGACAAGGACACCACCGGCGTCCTGGTGGTGGCCAAGAACGACCGTTCCCACGAGGGGCTCGCCCGCCAGTTCCGGGAGCACACCATCAAGCGGATCTACCTGGCCCTGGTCTTCGGCTCGCCGAAAACCGACACGGGGCGCATCGAGGGGGCCATCGGCCGCCACCCCACGGACCGCCTCCGGATGTCGGGAAAGGCGAAACACGGCAAACATGCCGTCACCCACTGGAAGGTCCTGGCCCGCTACCCGGGGATGACCCTCCTGCGGCTGCGGCTTGAGACGGGGCGGACCCACCAGATCCGGGTCCACCTGGCGGAATCCGGGCATCCCCTGGTGGGGGACGAGGTCTACGGGGGGGCCGGCCGAGCCAACGACCTGCGGGACCCGGTCCTGAAGAAGCTCGTCCGGGAGCTGGGGCGCCAGGCCCTCCACGCCAAGACCCTCGGCTTCATCCACCCGGCCAGCGGCTCCTACGTCGAATTCGACACGGAGCTGCCGGACGATATGGCCCGAATCATTACCTATCTTGAACAGCAAGGAGCATAG
- the pgeF gene encoding peptidoglycan editing factor PgeF, whose product MEMKRADKVHYLEPELLTAAGASFHGFTSRHEGVSRPPYNSLNLGVGTNDSPHSVEGNRSLLSRAFGVEAGRLVTVTQVHGTDLLVIDSPNPDYAYFQKLEADGIITNQPGVMIGVCVADCVPVLLLDPVKGVAAALHAGWKGTAAGICRKGVDAFVSLFGSEPRDILAAVGPGIGPCCYEVDTPVAEAFRAGGHDWDAVATIKEMARWQLDLVRANALQLGAAGIPERNIETAPQCVSCAPEFFFSHRRDSGETGRQMGFIMLKG is encoded by the coding sequence ATGGAGATGAAACGAGCCGACAAGGTTCACTATCTGGAGCCGGAGCTCCTGACCGCCGCCGGGGCATCGTTCCACGGCTTTACCTCCCGCCACGAGGGGGTGTCGCGCCCTCCGTACAACTCCCTCAACCTGGGGGTCGGCACCAACGACTCGCCCCACTCCGTTGAGGGGAACCGGAGCCTCCTGTCCCGGGCCTTCGGGGTGGAGGCGGGGCGGCTTGTGACCGTGACCCAGGTCCACGGCACTGACCTCCTGGTGATCGATTCCCCCAACCCGGACTACGCCTACTTCCAGAAGCTGGAAGCCGACGGCATCATCACCAACCAGCCGGGCGTGATGATCGGGGTCTGCGTGGCCGACTGCGTGCCGGTGCTCCTCCTGGACCCGGTTAAAGGGGTTGCGGCTGCGCTTCACGCAGGGTGGAAGGGAACCGCGGCCGGAATCTGCCGCAAGGGGGTGGATGCCTTTGTCAGCCTCTTCGGTTCAGAGCCCCGGGACATCCTGGCGGCCGTGGGGCCCGGCATCGGTCCCTGTTGCTACGAGGTGGACACGCCGGTGGCCGAGGCGTTCCGGGCCGGGGGGCATGACTGGGACGCGGTCGCCACCATCAAGGAGATGGCCCGGTGGCAGTTGGACCTGGTCCGGGCCAATGCCCTGCAGCTGGGGGCAGCCGGCATCCCCGAACGGAACATCGAGACGGCGCCCCAGTGTGTTTCGTGTGCCCCGGAGTTCTTCTTCTCCCACCGCCGCGACAGCGGGGAGACGGGACGGCAGATGGGCTTCATCATGTTGAAGGGGTAA
- a CDS encoding aminotransferase, producing MKFAISDQIRSVHAPPITEVKGWLASREPDPGRHLIDLCQAVPDYAPARQLTDYLATCLDDPAMAKYSPDEGLLEVREGVCARYGRVYGAAPAPEGVCLTIGASQAFWLAMVTLCRAGDEVIVPLPAYFDHPMALEMLGLRPVWLPFDEKRGGVVDPAAVERLITPRTRAILLVTPSNPTGVVTPPDVIHELYSLARRRGTALVIDETYADFIPGGAAPHDLFADPHWGDHLVQIMSFGKTYALTGYRAGCLVASDAFISHALKAQDTMAVCQPRITQHAVLYGVRHLDDWVAENRLMMERRHDLFRSVFTRPGNPFELAASGTFFAWVRHPFPGKTGREAARRLAVEAGVICLPGEVFGPGLEPYLRLAFGNIREEAIPEAVERFRGLAV from the coding sequence ATGAAATTCGCCATTTCCGACCAGATCCGCTCGGTCCACGCACCCCCCATCACCGAGGTGAAGGGGTGGCTCGCCAGCCGGGAGCCCGATCCAGGGCGTCACCTCATTGATCTCTGCCAGGCGGTGCCCGACTACGCCCCGGCCCGGCAGTTGACCGACTACCTGGCGACATGCCTCGACGATCCGGCCATGGCGAAGTATTCCCCCGACGAGGGGCTTCTTGAAGTGCGGGAGGGGGTCTGTGCCCGCTACGGTCGGGTTTACGGCGCGGCCCCCGCGCCGGAGGGGGTCTGCCTCACCATCGGCGCCAGCCAGGCCTTCTGGCTCGCCATGGTGACCCTCTGCCGGGCCGGGGACGAGGTGATCGTGCCGCTCCCCGCCTACTTCGACCACCCCATGGCCCTGGAGATGCTAGGGCTGAGGCCGGTCTGGCTCCCCTTCGACGAGAAGCGGGGGGGCGTCGTGGACCCGGCGGCGGTGGAGCGGCTCATCACCCCCCGGACCCGGGCGATCCTGCTGGTGACCCCCTCGAACCCCACCGGTGTCGTCACCCCGCCCGATGTGATCCACGAACTCTACTCCCTGGCCCGGCGCCGGGGAACCGCCTTGGTCATCGACGAGACCTACGCTGACTTCATCCCGGGCGGCGCGGCCCCCCACGACCTCTTCGCCGACCCCCACTGGGGGGATCACCTGGTCCAGATCATGTCCTTCGGCAAGACCTACGCCCTTACCGGCTACCGTGCCGGGTGCCTCGTGGCGTCCGACGCGTTCATCTCCCATGCCCTCAAGGCCCAAGACACCATGGCGGTCTGCCAGCCCCGCATCACCCAGCACGCGGTCCTCTACGGCGTGCGTCACCTCGACGACTGGGTCGCCGAAAATCGCCTCATGATGGAGCGGCGCCACGATCTTTTCCGGTCAGTGTTCACACGGCCGGGGAACCCCTTCGAGCTGGCGGCCAGCGGCACCTTCTTCGCCTGGGTCCGGCACCCTTTCCCGGGAAAGACCGGCCGGGAGGCGGCCCGCCGGCTTGCCGTTGAGGCTGGAGTCATCTGTCTGCCCGGCGAGGTGTTTGGACCGGGGCTCGAACCGTACCTGCGGCTTGCCTTTGGCAATATCCGCGAGGAGGCGATACCCGAGGCCGTGGAGCGGTTCAGGGGGCTGGCCGTTTGA